GTTCGGTGATATGATCTTCCTCAAGGGCTTGCTGGTAGGCGGCGACGTACTTGACGATTTCCTGCATTTCTGACTGAGAGAGGGTTTCTGGCAATTCATCAGACTCAAAGATCAAGGTGATTTCGGGGATCAGCGCTGACAGGGCAAGGAACACCTTCTGGCGGGAGCACATGGCCTCGGGCCGAGCCTCCCGCTCCTTGCGGTAGGCCTGGGTATCCACGAGGGGTAAACCCAGCTTCTTACGGGTGGCATTAAGGGCGTAGTACCCCCTCAGCCCCTTGCAGGCTACAAAGTCACCATTCTTTGCTCGGTTATGAAAGGTTCAGTGTTTCAGGGCAGGGGAGAAGAACGCCATGATGATTTCCCGGCTGACGAATATGTCGTCCTCGACTGACGGAGATTTTGAAGCAGTCATGACTACATTGTCAGGATTCTCTGCTTCCGTGAAAGCCCAAACTTTTCCCGGAAAAGATGGAGGTCGTAAAAAGGTTGTCCAAAACGTTGCCCAAATAAAGGGGGTTTTTCTGGATTTACCCATATTTGGGTGGACTTCCTTGGACTTGCCCTTTTCGGGCGCTTCCGTTCGCGGCCCTAATAACCAAGCGGAATCGGCTTAAACTCAAATGGCACACCCGAAGGGAGTCGAACCCCTAACCTCCTGATCCGTAGGCTTGGGGGATGCCAGATATAGGGTGTTTGCAAAAGGTTGATGCCTTTATTTATCGGCATTCCACGTAATAGGCAGAAAATAACACCTTGCATTATTTGCATAAGGAGTGCATAGGATTTTCAAGCGTTATGGATGGAGAAACAGATTTTCGCACCCCGAAATTCGGGCTTCGGGTCTATTTGCAGAGCTACACCTACAAAGGCCAGAAGAAATTTTCACCGAACTGGTACTACATGGTCAACATGGGACGCCAGCGAAAGCCGTTTGTGGTCGGAACGGGCCTGACGAGAAAGCCTAACGAGAAGCCGAGGGACGGGCTTTACTCGGACCAGCGGGCGGCCGCCACCAGGGCAGAGCAGATTTACGTCTTCGTTCAGGACAAGAACCGAACGCTGGCGGATGTCGTCAATCACTTCTACGCCGGGGACAGGAAGGATGAGCAGGTCGTCAAGGCTCGCCCGAAGTACGCCACCATCGAGGAAGTACTGGAGGCATTCGGAAAGAAACACCGGCGTTGGGGTGTCAGCGAATATACCGCCAAGGGCTATCGTACCAGCCTGTTGGGGTTCCTGCGCCGCGGGATGGCTGCGGTATCCGGAAAGAAGTTTGAGAACCTGTCTGGCCACAAGATCGATTACACCGAGCAGTTCAAGCTGCCCGTGAACAAGCTGACGCTCGCGATGGTCCATGCGGTTCAAGACCAATTTATTGAAGAGGCCGAGGATGAGGAAGAACTCAACAGCAAGAAGACAACCGCAAATACCTACCTGCGCAGTGTGCAGTCGGTCTTCGGGGAGACGCCTTGGGAATACTACCAGCAGATCGGCCTGACGCTGCCAGAGCGGG
The DNA window shown above is from Ruficoccus amylovorans and carries:
- a CDS encoding tyrosine-type recombinase/integrase: MDGETDFRTPKFGLRVYLQSYTYKGQKKFSPNWYYMVNMGRQRKPFVVGTGLTRKPNEKPRDGLYSDQRAAATRAEQIYVFVQDKNRTLADVVNHFYAGDRKDEQVVKARPKYATIEEVLEAFGKKHRRWGVSEYTAKGYRTSLLGFLRRGMAAVSGKKFENLSGHKIDYTEQFKLPVNKLTLAMVHAVQDQFIEEAEDEEELNSKKTTANTYLRSVQSVFGETPWEYYQQIGLTLPERAEWDFLKAKQMRVNRFYEMLPIADIEKIVRGAEALKKTDLNAWRALILACHFGLRRKEIAHAQWPWFQVGDEIRFRLTLDRKFIPKWAHAREVVIKRHVYQWLHEVRTEADGYIIEGAVTERLDGDENPNGEVFGRLIEWLRSIGIDRRKPIHELRKIWTQSKIPIDGMLAAQKQGGWKDLDTLNKHYADQEMPKSLLWWWETGDEHAKSRENKEEVGNGGAA